A region from the Acanthopagrus latus isolate v.2019 chromosome 8, fAcaLat1.1, whole genome shotgun sequence genome encodes:
- the nr2f2 gene encoding COUP transcription factor 2 isoform X1, with product MAMVVWRGSQDDVADTQGTLSSQTQGGLSLPTPQPGQLNLTASQVAPPTPQTPVQGPPNNTQSTPTNQTTQQSEKQPQHIECVVCGDKSSGKHYGQFTCEGCKSFFKRSVRRNLTYTCRANRNCPIDQHHRNQCQYCRLKKCLKVGMRREVSLFTAAVQRGRVPPTQPHHGQFALTNGDPLHCHSYLSGYISLLLRAEPYPTSRYGSQCMQPNNIMGIENICELAARMLFSAVEWARNIPFFPDLQITDQVALLRLTWSELFVLNAAQCSMPLHVAPLLAAAGLHASPMSADRVVAFMDHIRIFQEQVEKLKALHVDSAEYSCLKAIVLFTTDACGLSDVAHVESLQEKSQCALEEYVRSQYPNQPTRFGKLLLRLPSLRTVSSSVIEQLFFVRLVGKTPIETLIRDMLLSGSSFNWPYMSIQ from the exons ATGGCAATGGTAGTGTGGAGAGGCTCCCAGGACGATGTGGCTGACACCCAAGGCACCCTTTCCTCGCAGACCCAAGGAGGACTATCTCTTCCCACCCCTCAACCAGGCCAGTTGAATCTGACAGCCTCTCAGGTCGCCCCTCCGACCCCTCAGACTCCGGTCCAGGGACCCCCGAACAACACACAGTCCACGCCGACGAACCAGACGACGCAGCAGTCGGAGAAGCAGCCGCAGCACATCGAGTGCGTGGTGTGCGGGGACAAATCCAGTGGCAAACACTACGGCCAGTTTACTTGCGAGGGGTGCAAAAGCTTCTTCAAACGGAGCGTACGACGGAACCTCACTTACACATGCCGTGCCAACAGGAATTGTCCAATCGACCAACACCACCGCAATCAGTGTCAGTACTGCCGCCTCAAAAAATGCCTTAAAGTCGGCATGAGACGGGAAG TTTCTCTTTTTACTGCAGCCGTGCAAAGGGGACGGGTGCCACCCACACAGCCACACCACGGTCAGTTCGCCTTGACAAATGGAGACCCGCTGCACTGCCATTCCTACTTATCCGGATATATCTCTCTTCTGTTGAGAGCGGAGCCCTACCCGACGTCCCGGTATGGCAGTCAATGCATGCAGCCCAACAACATCATGGGCATCGAGAACATTTGTGAACTAGCAGCCAGGATGCTCTTCAGCGCCGTGGAGTGGGCCAGGAATATTCCCTTCTTTCCAGACCTTCAGATCACCGACCAGGTGGCTCTGCTGAGGTTGACGTGGAGTGAGTTATTTGTGCTCAACGCCGCGCAGTGCTCCATGCCCCTGCATGTGGCTCCTCTCCTGGCGGCGGCTGGCCTTCACGCCTCCCCCATGTCCGCGGACAGAGTGGTGGCCTTTATGGACCACATTAGGATCTTCCAGGAACAAGTGGAGAAGCTGAAAGCTTTGCACGTTGACTCTGCCGAATATAGCTGCTTAAAGGCAATTGTGCTCTTCACCACAG aTGCTTGTGGCCTCTCAGATGTGGCCCATGTGGAAAGTTTGCAGGAGAAGTCCCAGTGCGCCCTGGAGGAATATGTCCGGAGCCAGTATCCCAACCAGCCAACACGGTTTGGGAAGTTGTTACTCCGCTTGCCTTCCCTCCGCACAGTCTCCTCCTCGGTCATAGAACAGTTATTTTTCGTCCGATTGGTAGGTAAAACCCCAATTGAAACTCTCATCAGGGATATGTTGCTTTCGGGGAGCAGTTTTAACTGGCCTTACATGTCAATTCAGTAA
- the nr2f2 gene encoding COUP transcription factor 2 isoform X3 yields the protein MHPATDESASYAFAVQRGRVPPTQPHHGQFALTNGDPLHCHSYLSGYISLLLRAEPYPTSRYGSQCMQPNNIMGIENICELAARMLFSAVEWARNIPFFPDLQITDQVALLRLTWSELFVLNAAQCSMPLHVAPLLAAAGLHASPMSADRVVAFMDHIRIFQEQVEKLKALHVDSAEYSCLKAIVLFTTDACGLSDVAHVESLQEKSQCALEEYVRSQYPNQPTRFGKLLLRLPSLRTVSSSVIEQLFFVRLVGKTPIETLIRDMLLSGSSFNWPYMSIQ from the exons atgcaTCCCGCTACGGACGAGTCAGCATCGTATGCATTTG CCGTGCAAAGGGGACGGGTGCCACCCACACAGCCACACCACGGTCAGTTCGCCTTGACAAATGGAGACCCGCTGCACTGCCATTCCTACTTATCCGGATATATCTCTCTTCTGTTGAGAGCGGAGCCCTACCCGACGTCCCGGTATGGCAGTCAATGCATGCAGCCCAACAACATCATGGGCATCGAGAACATTTGTGAACTAGCAGCCAGGATGCTCTTCAGCGCCGTGGAGTGGGCCAGGAATATTCCCTTCTTTCCAGACCTTCAGATCACCGACCAGGTGGCTCTGCTGAGGTTGACGTGGAGTGAGTTATTTGTGCTCAACGCCGCGCAGTGCTCCATGCCCCTGCATGTGGCTCCTCTCCTGGCGGCGGCTGGCCTTCACGCCTCCCCCATGTCCGCGGACAGAGTGGTGGCCTTTATGGACCACATTAGGATCTTCCAGGAACAAGTGGAGAAGCTGAAAGCTTTGCACGTTGACTCTGCCGAATATAGCTGCTTAAAGGCAATTGTGCTCTTCACCACAG aTGCTTGTGGCCTCTCAGATGTGGCCCATGTGGAAAGTTTGCAGGAGAAGTCCCAGTGCGCCCTGGAGGAATATGTCCGGAGCCAGTATCCCAACCAGCCAACACGGTTTGGGAAGTTGTTACTCCGCTTGCCTTCCCTCCGCACAGTCTCCTCCTCGGTCATAGAACAGTTATTTTTCGTCCGATTGGTAGGTAAAACCCCAATTGAAACTCTCATCAGGGATATGTTGCTTTCGGGGAGCAGTTTTAACTGGCCTTACATGTCAATTCAGTAA
- the nr2f2 gene encoding COUP transcription factor 2 isoform X2 — MAMVVWRGSQDDVADTQGTLSSQTQGGLSLPTPQPGQLNLTASQVAPPTPQTPVQGPPNNTQSTPTNQTTQQSEKQPQHIECVVCGDKSSGKHYGQFTCEGCKSFFKRSVRRNLTYTCRANRNCPIDQHHRNQCQYCRLKKCLKVGMRREAVQRGRVPPTQPHHGQFALTNGDPLHCHSYLSGYISLLLRAEPYPTSRYGSQCMQPNNIMGIENICELAARMLFSAVEWARNIPFFPDLQITDQVALLRLTWSELFVLNAAQCSMPLHVAPLLAAAGLHASPMSADRVVAFMDHIRIFQEQVEKLKALHVDSAEYSCLKAIVLFTTDACGLSDVAHVESLQEKSQCALEEYVRSQYPNQPTRFGKLLLRLPSLRTVSSSVIEQLFFVRLVGKTPIETLIRDMLLSGSSFNWPYMSIQ, encoded by the exons ATGGCAATGGTAGTGTGGAGAGGCTCCCAGGACGATGTGGCTGACACCCAAGGCACCCTTTCCTCGCAGACCCAAGGAGGACTATCTCTTCCCACCCCTCAACCAGGCCAGTTGAATCTGACAGCCTCTCAGGTCGCCCCTCCGACCCCTCAGACTCCGGTCCAGGGACCCCCGAACAACACACAGTCCACGCCGACGAACCAGACGACGCAGCAGTCGGAGAAGCAGCCGCAGCACATCGAGTGCGTGGTGTGCGGGGACAAATCCAGTGGCAAACACTACGGCCAGTTTACTTGCGAGGGGTGCAAAAGCTTCTTCAAACGGAGCGTACGACGGAACCTCACTTACACATGCCGTGCCAACAGGAATTGTCCAATCGACCAACACCACCGCAATCAGTGTCAGTACTGCCGCCTCAAAAAATGCCTTAAAGTCGGCATGAGACGGGAAG CCGTGCAAAGGGGACGGGTGCCACCCACACAGCCACACCACGGTCAGTTCGCCTTGACAAATGGAGACCCGCTGCACTGCCATTCCTACTTATCCGGATATATCTCTCTTCTGTTGAGAGCGGAGCCCTACCCGACGTCCCGGTATGGCAGTCAATGCATGCAGCCCAACAACATCATGGGCATCGAGAACATTTGTGAACTAGCAGCCAGGATGCTCTTCAGCGCCGTGGAGTGGGCCAGGAATATTCCCTTCTTTCCAGACCTTCAGATCACCGACCAGGTGGCTCTGCTGAGGTTGACGTGGAGTGAGTTATTTGTGCTCAACGCCGCGCAGTGCTCCATGCCCCTGCATGTGGCTCCTCTCCTGGCGGCGGCTGGCCTTCACGCCTCCCCCATGTCCGCGGACAGAGTGGTGGCCTTTATGGACCACATTAGGATCTTCCAGGAACAAGTGGAGAAGCTGAAAGCTTTGCACGTTGACTCTGCCGAATATAGCTGCTTAAAGGCAATTGTGCTCTTCACCACAG aTGCTTGTGGCCTCTCAGATGTGGCCCATGTGGAAAGTTTGCAGGAGAAGTCCCAGTGCGCCCTGGAGGAATATGTCCGGAGCCAGTATCCCAACCAGCCAACACGGTTTGGGAAGTTGTTACTCCGCTTGCCTTCCCTCCGCACAGTCTCCTCCTCGGTCATAGAACAGTTATTTTTCGTCCGATTGGTAGGTAAAACCCCAATTGAAACTCTCATCAGGGATATGTTGCTTTCGGGGAGCAGTTTTAACTGGCCTTACATGTCAATTCAGTAA